From Mustela erminea isolate mMusErm1 chromosome 1, mMusErm1.Pri, whole genome shotgun sequence, a single genomic window includes:
- the AP2M1 gene encoding AP-2 complex subunit mu isoform X1, whose translation MIGGLFIYNHKGEVLISRVYRDDIGRNAVDAFRVNVIHARQQVRSPVTNIARTSFFHVKRSNIWLAAVTKQNVNAAMVFEFLYKMCDVMAAYFGKISEENIKNNFVLIYELLDEILDFGYPQNSETGALKTFITQQGIKSQHQTKEEQSQITSQVTGQIGWRREGIKYRRNELFLDVLESVNLLMSPQGQVLSAHVSGRVVMKSYLSGMPECKFGMNDKIVIEKQGKGTADETSKSGKQSIAIDDCTFHQCVRLSKFDSERSISFIPPDGEFELMRYRTTKDIILPFRVIPLVREVGRTKLEVKVVIKSNFKPSLLAQKIEVRIPTPLNTSGVQVICMKGKAKYKASENAIVWKIKRMAGMKESQISAEIELLPTNDKKKWARPPISMNFEVPFAPSGLKVRYLKVFEPKLNYSDHDVIKWVRYIGRSGIYETRC comes from the exons ATGATTGGAGGCTTATTCATCTATAATCACAAGGGGGAGGTGCTCATCTCCCGGGTCTACCGAGATGACATCGG GAGGAATGCAGTGGATGCTTTTCGGGTCAATGTTATCCACGCCCGGCAGCAGGTGCGCAGCCCCGTCACCAACATCGCTCGCACCAGTTTCTTCCATGTTAAGCGGTCCAACATCTGGTTGGCAGCTGTCACCAAGCAGAATGTCAATGCTGCCATGGTCTTCGAATTCCTCTATAAGATGTGTGACGTAATGGCTGCCTACTTCGGCAAGATCAGCGAAGAGAACATCAAGAACAATTTTGTGCTCATATATGAGCTGCTGGATG AGATCCTGGATTTTGGCTATCCACAGAATTCAGAGACAGGCGCACTGAAAACCTTCATCACCCAGCAGGGTATCAAGAGCCAG CATCAG ACAAAGGAAGAGCAATCGCAGATCACCAGCCAGGTGACTGGGCAGATCGGCTGGCGGCGGGAGGGCATCAAGTACCGTCGGAATGAGCTCTTCTTGGACGTGCTGGAGAGTGTGAACCTCCTCATGTCCCCCCAGG GGCAAGTGCTGAGCGCCCATGTGTCAGGCCGGGTGGTGATGAAGAGCTACCTGAGTGGCATGCCTGAGTGCAAGTTTGGGATGAACGACAAGATTGTCATTGAGAAGCAAGGCAAAGGCACAGCTGATGAAACCAGCAAGAG TGGGAAGCAATCAATTGCCATCGATGACTGCACGTTCCACCAGTGTGTGCGACTCAGCAAGTTTGACTCTGAACGCAGCATCAGCTTCATCCCACCTGATGGAGAGTTTGAGCTAATGAG GTATCGTACCACCAAGGACATCATCCTTCCTTTCCGGGTGATCCCACTGGTGCGAGAAGTGGGACGCACCAAACTGGAGGTCAAGGTGGTCATCAAGTCCAATTTCAAGCCTTCATTACTGGCTCAGAAGATTGAG GTGAGGATCCCAACCCCACTGAACACAAGTGGGGTACAGGTGATCTGCATGAAGGGGAAGGCCAAGTACAAGGCCAGCGAGAACGCCATTGTGTGGAA GATCAAGCGCATGGCAGGCATGAAGGAATCACAGATCAGCGCTGAGATTGAACTTCTGCCCACCAATGACAAGAAGAAATGGGCTCGACCCCCCATTTCCATGAACTTTGAG GTGCCATTCGCACCCTCTGGGCTCAAGGTGCGCTACTTGAAGGTGTTTGAACCGAAGCTGAACTACAGCGACCATGATGTCATCAAATGGGTGCGCTACATTGGCCGCAGTGGCATTTATGAGACCCGCTGCTAG
- the AP2M1 gene encoding AP-2 complex subunit mu isoform X2: MIGGLFIYNHKGEVLISRVYRDDIGRNAVDAFRVNVIHARQQVRSPVTNIARTSFFHVKRSNIWLAAVTKQNVNAAMVFEFLYKMCDVMAAYFGKISEENIKNNFVLIYELLDEILDFGYPQNSETGALKTFITQQGIKSQTKEEQSQITSQVTGQIGWRREGIKYRRNELFLDVLESVNLLMSPQGQVLSAHVSGRVVMKSYLSGMPECKFGMNDKIVIEKQGKGTADETSKSGKQSIAIDDCTFHQCVRLSKFDSERSISFIPPDGEFELMRYRTTKDIILPFRVIPLVREVGRTKLEVKVVIKSNFKPSLLAQKIEVRIPTPLNTSGVQVICMKGKAKYKASENAIVWKIKRMAGMKESQISAEIELLPTNDKKKWARPPISMNFEVPFAPSGLKVRYLKVFEPKLNYSDHDVIKWVRYIGRSGIYETRC, translated from the exons ATGATTGGAGGCTTATTCATCTATAATCACAAGGGGGAGGTGCTCATCTCCCGGGTCTACCGAGATGACATCGG GAGGAATGCAGTGGATGCTTTTCGGGTCAATGTTATCCACGCCCGGCAGCAGGTGCGCAGCCCCGTCACCAACATCGCTCGCACCAGTTTCTTCCATGTTAAGCGGTCCAACATCTGGTTGGCAGCTGTCACCAAGCAGAATGTCAATGCTGCCATGGTCTTCGAATTCCTCTATAAGATGTGTGACGTAATGGCTGCCTACTTCGGCAAGATCAGCGAAGAGAACATCAAGAACAATTTTGTGCTCATATATGAGCTGCTGGATG AGATCCTGGATTTTGGCTATCCACAGAATTCAGAGACAGGCGCACTGAAAACCTTCATCACCCAGCAGGGTATCAAGAGCCAG ACAAAGGAAGAGCAATCGCAGATCACCAGCCAGGTGACTGGGCAGATCGGCTGGCGGCGGGAGGGCATCAAGTACCGTCGGAATGAGCTCTTCTTGGACGTGCTGGAGAGTGTGAACCTCCTCATGTCCCCCCAGG GGCAAGTGCTGAGCGCCCATGTGTCAGGCCGGGTGGTGATGAAGAGCTACCTGAGTGGCATGCCTGAGTGCAAGTTTGGGATGAACGACAAGATTGTCATTGAGAAGCAAGGCAAAGGCACAGCTGATGAAACCAGCAAGAG TGGGAAGCAATCAATTGCCATCGATGACTGCACGTTCCACCAGTGTGTGCGACTCAGCAAGTTTGACTCTGAACGCAGCATCAGCTTCATCCCACCTGATGGAGAGTTTGAGCTAATGAG GTATCGTACCACCAAGGACATCATCCTTCCTTTCCGGGTGATCCCACTGGTGCGAGAAGTGGGACGCACCAAACTGGAGGTCAAGGTGGTCATCAAGTCCAATTTCAAGCCTTCATTACTGGCTCAGAAGATTGAG GTGAGGATCCCAACCCCACTGAACACAAGTGGGGTACAGGTGATCTGCATGAAGGGGAAGGCCAAGTACAAGGCCAGCGAGAACGCCATTGTGTGGAA GATCAAGCGCATGGCAGGCATGAAGGAATCACAGATCAGCGCTGAGATTGAACTTCTGCCCACCAATGACAAGAAGAAATGGGCTCGACCCCCCATTTCCATGAACTTTGAG GTGCCATTCGCACCCTCTGGGCTCAAGGTGCGCTACTTGAAGGTGTTTGAACCGAAGCTGAACTACAGCGACCATGATGTCATCAAATGGGTGCGCTACATTGGCCGCAGTGGCATTTATGAGACCCGCTGCTAG
- the DVL3 gene encoding segment polarity protein dishevelled homolog DVL-3 translates to MGETKIIYHLDGQETPYLVKLPLPAERVTLADFKGVLQRPSYKFFFKSMDDDFGVVKEEISDDNAKLPCFNGRVVSWLVSAEGSHPEPAPFCADNPSELPPPMERTGGIGDSRPPSFHPHAGGGSQENLDNDTETDSLVSAQRERPRRRDGPEHTTRLNGTAKGERRREPGGYDSSSTLMSSELETTSFFDSDEDDSTSRFSSSTEQSSASRLMRRHKRRRRKQKVSRIERSSSFSSITDSTMSLNIITVTLNMEKYNFLGISIVGQSNERGDGGIYIGSIMKGGAVAADGRIEPGDMLLQVNEINFENMSNDDAVRVLREIVHKPGPITLTVAKCWDPSPRGCFTLPRSEPIRPIDPAAWVSHTAAMTGTFPAYGMSPSLSTITSTSSSITSSIPDTERLDDFHLSIHSDMAAIVKAMASPESGLEVRDRMWLKITIPNAFIGSDVVDWLYHNVEGFTDRREARKYASNLLKAGFIRHTVNKITFSEQCYYIFGDLCGNMANLSLHDHDGSSGASDQDTLAPLPHPGAAPWPMAFPYQYPPPPHPYNPHPGFPELGYSYGGGSASSQHSEGSRSSGSNRSGSDRRKEKDPKAGDSKSGGSGSESDHTTRSSLRGPRERAPSERSGPAASEHSHRSHHSMASSLRSHHTHPSYGPPGVPPLYGPPMLMMPPPPAAMGPPGAPPGRDLASVPPELTASRQSFRMAMGNPSEFFVDVM, encoded by the exons AGTGGTGAAGGAGGAGATCTCTGACGACAATGCCAAGCTGCCCTGCTTCAATGGCCGGGTGGTGTCTTGG CTGGTATCTGCCGAGGGCTCCCACCCAGAGCCAGCTCCCTTCTGTGCCGACAACCCATCAGAACTGCCACCGCCCATGGAGCGCACAGGAGGCATTGGGGACTCCCGGCCCCCATCCTTCCA CCCTCATGCTGGTGGAGGCAGCCAGGAGAACCTGGACAATGACACAGAGACGGACTCCTTGGTCTCTGCCCAGCGCGAACGGCCACGCAGGAGGGACGGTCCAGAGCACA CAACCCGGCTAAATGGAACTGCAAAGGGGGAGCGGCGGCGAGAGCCAGGGGGTTATGATAGCTCATCCACCCTTATGAGCAGCGAGTTAGAGACCACCAGCTTCTTTGATTCAGATGAGGATGACTCTACTAGCAG GTTCAGCAGctccacagagcagagcagcGCCTCACGCCTGATGAGAAGACATAAGCGGCGGCGGAGGAAGCAGAAGGTTTCGCGGATTGAACGG TCCTCATCCTTCAGCAGCATCACGGACTCCACCATGTCACTCAACATCATCACTGTCACTCTCAACATGG AAAAGTACAATTTTCTGGGCATCTCCATTGTGGGCCAGAGCAACGAGCGCGGTGACGGAGGCATCTACATTGGCTCCATCATGAAGGGTGGGGCTGTGGCTGCGGACGGACGCATCGAGCCAGGAGATATGCTGTTACAG GTAAACGAGATCAACTTTGAAAACATGAGCAATGATGACGCGGTCAGGGTCCTGCGGGAGATTGTGCACAAACCAGG GCCCATCACCCTGACTGTAGCCAAGTGCTGGGACCCAAGTCCACGTGGTTGCTTCACACTGCCCAGGA GTGAGCCCATCCGGCCCATTGACCCTGCAGCCTGGGTCTCCCACACTGCAGCCATGACTGGCACCTTCCCTGCCTATGGCATGAGCCCCTCCCTGAGCACCATCACCTCCACCAGCTCTTCCATCACCAGCTCCATCCCTGACACAGAGC gcctaGATGACTTCCACCTGTCCATCCACAGTGACATGGCCGCCATTGTCAAAGCCATGGCCTCCCCTGAATCTGGGCTGGAGGTCCGTGACCGCATGTGGCTCAAGATTACCATCCCCAACGCTTTCATCG GCTCGGATGTGGTGGACTGGCTATACCACAACGTAGAAGGCTTCACGGACCGGAGAGAGGCTCGAAAGTACGCCAGCAACCTGCTAAAAGCCGGCTTCATCCGCCACACTGTCAACAAGATCACCTTCTCTGAGCAGTGCTACTATATCTTCGGTGACCTCTGTGGCA ACATGGCCAACTTGTCCCTCCATGATCACGACGGTTCCAGTGGTGCCTCTGACCAGGACACGCTGGCCCCTTTGCCACACCCAGGGGCCGCCCCTTGGCCCATGGCTTTCCCTTACCAgtaccctccacccccacacccctacaACCCgcacccaggcttcccagagcTGGGGTACAGCTATGGTGGGGGCAGCGCCAGCAGTCAGCACAGTGAAG GTAGCCGGAGCAGTGGCTCCAACCGTAGTGGCAGCGACCGGAGGAAGGAGAAGGACCCGAAGGCGGGAGACTCGAAGTCAGGAGGCAGCGGCAGCGAGTCGGACCACACAACCCGCAGCAGCCTGCGGGGTCCACGGGAAAGAGCGCCCAGTGAGCGCTCGGGGCCTGCTGCCAGCGAGCACAGCCACCGCAGCCACCACTCAATGGCCAGCAGCCTGCGCAGCCACCACACGCACCCAAGCTACGGTCCCCCTGGCGTGCCCCCTCTCTACGGTCCCCCCATGCTGATGATGCCCCCACCGCCTGCGGCCATggggcccccaggagcccctccggGCCGCGACCTGGCCTCTGTGCCCCCCGAACTGACAGCCAGCAGACAGTCCTTCCGCATGGCCATGGGAAACCCCAGTGAGTTCTTTGTGGATGTGATGTGA
- the AP2M1 gene encoding AP-2 complex subunit mu isoform X3 → MVFEFLYKMCDVMAAYFGKISEENIKNNFVLIYELLDEILDFGYPQNSETGALKTFITQQGIKSQHQTKEEQSQITSQVTGQIGWRREGIKYRRNELFLDVLESVNLLMSPQGQVLSAHVSGRVVMKSYLSGMPECKFGMNDKIVIEKQGKGTADETSKSGKQSIAIDDCTFHQCVRLSKFDSERSISFIPPDGEFELMRYRTTKDIILPFRVIPLVREVGRTKLEVKVVIKSNFKPSLLAQKIEVRIPTPLNTSGVQVICMKGKAKYKASENAIVWKIKRMAGMKESQISAEIELLPTNDKKKWARPPISMNFEVPFAPSGLKVRYLKVFEPKLNYSDHDVIKWVRYIGRSGIYETRC, encoded by the exons ATGGTCTTCGAATTCCTCTATAAGATGTGTGACGTAATGGCTGCCTACTTCGGCAAGATCAGCGAAGAGAACATCAAGAACAATTTTGTGCTCATATATGAGCTGCTGGATG AGATCCTGGATTTTGGCTATCCACAGAATTCAGAGACAGGCGCACTGAAAACCTTCATCACCCAGCAGGGTATCAAGAGCCAG CATCAG ACAAAGGAAGAGCAATCGCAGATCACCAGCCAGGTGACTGGGCAGATCGGCTGGCGGCGGGAGGGCATCAAGTACCGTCGGAATGAGCTCTTCTTGGACGTGCTGGAGAGTGTGAACCTCCTCATGTCCCCCCAGG GGCAAGTGCTGAGCGCCCATGTGTCAGGCCGGGTGGTGATGAAGAGCTACCTGAGTGGCATGCCTGAGTGCAAGTTTGGGATGAACGACAAGATTGTCATTGAGAAGCAAGGCAAAGGCACAGCTGATGAAACCAGCAAGAG TGGGAAGCAATCAATTGCCATCGATGACTGCACGTTCCACCAGTGTGTGCGACTCAGCAAGTTTGACTCTGAACGCAGCATCAGCTTCATCCCACCTGATGGAGAGTTTGAGCTAATGAG GTATCGTACCACCAAGGACATCATCCTTCCTTTCCGGGTGATCCCACTGGTGCGAGAAGTGGGACGCACCAAACTGGAGGTCAAGGTGGTCATCAAGTCCAATTTCAAGCCTTCATTACTGGCTCAGAAGATTGAG GTGAGGATCCCAACCCCACTGAACACAAGTGGGGTACAGGTGATCTGCATGAAGGGGAAGGCCAAGTACAAGGCCAGCGAGAACGCCATTGTGTGGAA GATCAAGCGCATGGCAGGCATGAAGGAATCACAGATCAGCGCTGAGATTGAACTTCTGCCCACCAATGACAAGAAGAAATGGGCTCGACCCCCCATTTCCATGAACTTTGAG GTGCCATTCGCACCCTCTGGGCTCAAGGTGCGCTACTTGAAGGTGTTTGAACCGAAGCTGAACTACAGCGACCATGATGTCATCAAATGGGTGCGCTACATTGGCCGCAGTGGCATTTATGAGACCCGCTGCTAG